From Triticum urartu cultivar G1812 chromosome 2, Tu2.1, whole genome shotgun sequence, a single genomic window includes:
- the LOC125539164 gene encoding mitotic-spindle organizing protein 1B-like, translating into MGMEESAGGAARQAKESLELAFQMSQILDTGLDRHTLSLLMALCDRGANPEALAALVRELSSAAPPSAAATAPASNTTAAPATPSLFPSGFRQL; encoded by the coding sequence ATGGGAATGGAGGAGTCGGCGGGGGGTGCCGCGAGGCAGGCCAAGGAGTCGCTGGAGCTGGCGTTCCAGATGTCCCAGATCCTGGACACCGGCCTCGACCGCCACACCCTCTCGCTGCTCATGGCGCTCTGCGACCGCGGCGCCAACCCGGAGGCCCTCGCCGCCCTCGTCCGCGAGCTCTCCTCCGCCGCTCCGCCgtctgccgccgccaccgcacccgCCTCCAACACCACAGCGGCCCCGGCCACCCCCTCGTTGTTCCCCTCCGGCTTTCGCCAGCTCTAG